Proteins from a single region of Amycolatopsis sp. CA-230715:
- a CDS encoding VOC family protein, whose translation MSDVENTMAFIEISSDDPATIERFYSRIFGWRFDRTPGTNYGFIRMPGEAKPIGRLLDNAGATPNWGTFGIGVSDAEEICRRVKAAGGEILDSDQVFEDDSYVMRGARFRDPSGNLFAVGTVEPKE comes from the coding sequence TTGTCCGACGTCGAAAACACCATGGCCTTCATCGAGATTTCCAGCGACGACCCCGCGACGATCGAGCGGTTCTATTCGCGGATATTCGGCTGGCGGTTCGACCGGACGCCGGGGACGAATTACGGGTTCATCAGGATGCCCGGCGAGGCGAAGCCGATCGGCAGGCTGCTGGACAACGCGGGCGCCACCCCGAACTGGGGCACCTTCGGCATCGGGGTGAGCGACGCGGAAGAGATCTGCCGCCGGGTCAAAGCGGCGGGCGGCGAGATCCTCGACTCCGATCAGGTCTTCGAGGATGATTCGTACGTGATGCGCGGCGCGCGGTTCCGGGACCCGTCCGGCAACCTGTTCGCGGTCGGCACGGTCGAACCGAAGGAGTGA
- a CDS encoding 3-hydroxyacyl-CoA dehydrogenase family protein, which yields MGRAFSRIGVIGIGGVGSALTGVLAGSGAEVVAVELDAESARLAASRVERTLRRGPLSEDETTRALARIRYTDRLSSVRDCELVIEAVPEALHHKIALFREIDPSCGPDTVFATTTSGLPVTQIAAATSRMPSTVGLHFALNAAGEVGGTVELVCTPVTDSSVRTRVESLVHRLDRSPLVTTDRPGFTGAGLLLHYLNNAAAMVEDGYASATDVDTAMTLGCGLPIGPLAQLDLIGLDTAAASLTALADQTGDRSYTPAPILTRMARAGLLGRKAGRGFHDHTAAHTPAPAEQPLATAPAGSRVERIGIVGSGTMACGIAEVCARAGYPTVLVARTDVRAKAALSTVEQSLDARVARGKLTEEAHSAAMSLLTGAPEVSAIGDADFVLEAVAEDLSVKRAVFAALDAAAPARAVLATSTSSLPVVQCAGATGRPEQVLGMHFFNPAPAMRLVELAHTEHTSERAVATAGALATALGKRPVRCGDRAGFIVNALLFPFLNRAVRALDQHHRLDDVDALFTGAHGFPMGPFQLLDTIGLDISLAIQKRLHQAFGEPTLAPARRLRELVTAGYLGKKSGTGFRVH from the coding sequence ATGGGGCGTGCTTTCTCGCGGATCGGCGTGATCGGGATCGGCGGCGTCGGCTCCGCGCTCACCGGAGTGCTCGCCGGTTCCGGGGCCGAGGTCGTCGCGGTGGAACTCGACGCGGAATCCGCTCGGCTGGCCGCCTCGCGAGTCGAGCGAACGCTGCGGCGCGGCCCGCTGTCGGAAGACGAGACCACTCGAGCGCTCGCCCGGATCCGGTACACCGACCGCCTTTCCTCCGTGCGCGATTGCGAGCTCGTGATCGAGGCGGTGCCGGAGGCACTGCACCACAAGATCGCCCTGTTCCGCGAGATCGATCCGAGCTGCGGGCCGGACACGGTGTTCGCGACCACGACCTCCGGGCTGCCGGTGACCCAGATCGCCGCCGCCACGAGCCGGATGCCGAGCACCGTCGGACTCCACTTCGCGCTGAACGCGGCGGGCGAGGTCGGCGGCACGGTCGAGCTGGTGTGCACCCCGGTCACCGACAGCTCCGTCCGCACGCGGGTGGAGAGCCTGGTCCACCGGCTCGACCGCAGCCCGCTGGTGACCACCGACCGTCCCGGCTTCACCGGGGCAGGACTACTGCTCCACTACTTGAACAACGCCGCCGCCATGGTGGAGGACGGCTACGCTTCGGCCACCGACGTCGACACCGCGATGACACTCGGCTGCGGACTGCCGATCGGGCCGCTCGCCCAGCTCGACCTGATCGGGCTGGACACCGCGGCGGCGTCGCTGACCGCGCTCGCCGATCAGACCGGCGACCGCAGCTACACCCCGGCACCCATCCTGACCAGAATGGCGCGCGCCGGCCTGCTCGGCCGAAAGGCGGGCCGCGGTTTCCACGATCACACCGCCGCGCACACCCCCGCGCCAGCCGAGCAGCCGCTCGCGACCGCGCCTGCCGGAAGCCGTGTCGAGCGGATCGGGATCGTGGGCTCGGGAACCATGGCCTGTGGTATCGCCGAGGTATGCGCGCGGGCGGGTTACCCGACCGTGCTGGTGGCCAGGACCGACGTGCGCGCCAAGGCGGCACTGTCCACTGTGGAGCAGTCACTGGACGCGCGGGTGGCGCGGGGCAAGCTCACCGAGGAAGCCCACTCCGCTGCCATGAGTCTGCTCACCGGCGCCCCCGAGGTCTCGGCCATCGGCGACGCCGACTTCGTGCTCGAAGCGGTGGCCGAAGACCTCTCCGTCAAGCGTGCGGTGTTCGCCGCACTGGACGCGGCCGCACCGGCGCGCGCGGTATTGGCCACCTCGACCTCCAGCCTGCCGGTCGTGCAGTGCGCCGGGGCGACCGGACGACCTGAGCAGGTGCTCGGGATGCACTTCTTCAACCCGGCTCCCGCCATGAGGCTCGTGGAACTGGCCCACACCGAGCACACTTCGGAGCGGGCCGTGGCCACCGCGGGAGCGCTGGCCACCGCACTGGGCAAGCGGCCCGTGCGGTGCGGCGACCGGGCCGGGTTCATCGTCAACGCCCTGCTGTTCCCTTTCCTCAACCGAGCGGTCCGCGCGCTCGATCAGCACCATCGGCTCGATGACGTCGACGCGCTGTTCACCGGCGCCCACGGCTTTCCCATGGGCCCCTTCCAACTGCTCGACACGATCGGGCTGGACATCTCCCTCGCCATCCAGAAGCGGCTGCACCAAGCCTTCGGCGAACCGACCCTGGCACCGGCGAGGCGGTTGCGCGAGCTCGTCACCGCCGGGTACCTGGGGAAGAAGTCCGGTACGGGTTTCCGCGTACATTGA